A single region of the Nicotiana sylvestris chromosome 6, ASM39365v2, whole genome shotgun sequence genome encodes:
- the LOC138871341 gene encoding uncharacterized protein, producing the protein MEQIDGRVKDYLFDIGYHRWSRAHAKVNRTMTMTSNIAESLNSATKEARELPIQQLLKEIRMLINRWNYTNQNTAQATFTKLTFKYNAILDENLDASQHMMVRPSTKNLHSVIDNGRLFIVCLRERIYESPWTIPVEVLEQAVLSLVWNKMPGRPKKMARTHASSSTAQQLEPQQQLPLVAKGEVEAMLEAEVGAEFSPEQQH; encoded by the exons ATGGAACAAATAGATGGAAGAGTGAAGGATTACTTATTTGATATTGGGTATCACAGGTGGAGTAGAGCGCATGCAAAAGTCAACAGAACAATGACAATGACTTCCAACATTGCAGAATCATTAAATTCAGCAACTAAGGAAGCGAGGGAACTTCCGATACAACAATTATTGAAAGAAATTCGAATGTTGATCAACAGGTGGAACTACACAAATCAAAACACTGCACAAGCGACATTTACAAAGCTTACCTTTAAATACAATGCTATACTGGATGAAAATCTTGATGCATCACAACATATGATG GTGAGACCATCGACTAAAAACTTACATTCAGTTATTGACAATGGGAGATTGTTCATCGTTTGCCTTAGGGAAAGGATAT ATGAAAGCCCATGGACAATTCCAGTAGAGGTATTAGAACAAGCTGTGCTGTCACTAGTCTGGAATAAGATGCCTGGAAGACCGAAGAAG atggcgagaacacacgcttcctcatctaccgctcagcagctcGAGCCCCAGCAGCAGCTTCCACTAGTGGCAAAGGGCGAGGTCGAGGCCATgttagaggctgaggtaggggcagagtttagccccgagcagcagcactag